A part of Desulfobacter sp. genomic DNA contains:
- a CDS encoding helix-turn-helix domain-containing protein has translation MKCHKCNKEMTASKEVYHYTESGLDNVYLCNVDIYKCECGEEVASIPSLIEVGAAIGLCLIKKRTYLNGEELKFLRKNAGLNAKSFAEFIGVNKSTFSRWENNKQSIDKSNDRLVRLVYANIKRIPQDEIKALLKKTIREIGRREEDTTINIPVERLAAGRQGGHSFAAEPSLAWRTAG, from the coding sequence GTGAAATGTCATAAGTGCAACAAGGAGATGACAGCCTCAAAGGAGGTTTACCATTATACGGAATCCGGTCTGGATAATGTTTATCTCTGCAATGTGGATATTTATAAATGTGAATGCGGGGAAGAGGTCGCCTCTATTCCCTCCCTCATAGAAGTGGGGGCCGCCATCGGGCTCTGCCTGATAAAAAAGCGGACCTATCTGAACGGGGAAGAACTCAAATTCCTGCGGAAAAATGCAGGGCTCAATGCCAAATCCTTTGCCGAATTCATCGGGGTGAACAAATCCACCTTTTCCAGGTGGGAGAACAATAAGCAATCCATTGATAAGTCCAACGACCGCCTGGTCAGGCTGGTGTACGCCAATATAAAAAGGATTCCCCAGGATGAGATCAAGGCCCTGTTAAAAAAGACCATCAGGGAAATCGGCCGGCGGGAGGAGGATACCACCATAAATATCCCCGTTGAGAGATTGGCGGCCGGCCGGCAGGGGGGGCACTCCTTTGCCGCTGAACCGTCCCTGGCGTGGAGAACGGCCGGATAA
- a CDS encoding iron hydrogenase small subunit, translating into MSVANITINDKKITVESGTTILDAAKKLHIKIPTLCHLDLHDIKMVNRTASCRICVVEVEGRRNLAPACTTPVMDGMVIKTNTMKAIKARRTVLELILSDHPFNCLSCAKSTDCELQTLANEFGIDTRPYQGASSHYPLDVSNKAIRRDLDKCIMCRRCETMCNEVQTVGVLTGFGRGFEAVVAPADMQPLSESTCVYCGQCVSVCPTGALTEQSARPEIWNALFDPDKYVIAQTAPAIRAAIGEEFGMAPGTAVTGKLVAALKDLGFDDVFDTDFAADLTIMEEANEIVQRVTKGENLPILTSCCPGWINFLEYQFPDLTNIPSTCKSPQQMMGAVVKSYYAEKLGKKPEDIVMVSVMPCLAKKYEAARPEFAPDGVPDVDHVVSTRGLAKMIKEAGIDLGTLEDEDFDHPLGESTGAAVIFGASGGVMEAALRTAYETVTGKQLAKVDFKAVRGLEQIKTATVDLNGTTLRLAITSGLGAARTVLEQIRDNEAQYDIIEIMACPGGCINGGGQPLIHGDFSVVEKRRQALYSEDEGKALRKSHLNPSIQKLYKEYLGEPGSEKAHKLLHTHYFPHKDYTGK; encoded by the coding sequence ATGAGTGTTGCCAATATTACAATAAACGATAAGAAGATTACCGTCGAGAGCGGAACCACCATATTGGATGCCGCAAAAAAACTGCACATCAAGATTCCCACCCTCTGTCATCTTGACCTCCACGATATCAAGATGGTCAACAGGACCGCCTCGTGCCGGATCTGCGTGGTGGAGGTGGAAGGGCGCAGAAACCTGGCCCCGGCCTGCACCACCCCGGTCATGGACGGCATGGTGATCAAAACCAATACCATGAAGGCCATCAAGGCGAGAAGGACCGTGCTGGAGCTGATTCTTTCGGACCACCCCTTCAACTGCCTGAGCTGTGCCAAATCAACGGACTGTGAACTCCAGACCCTGGCCAATGAGTTCGGCATCGATACCCGGCCCTACCAGGGCGCATCCTCCCATTATCCCCTGGATGTTTCAAACAAGGCCATCCGCAGGGATCTGGACAAATGCATCATGTGCCGCCGCTGCGAAACCATGTGCAACGAGGTGCAGACCGTGGGCGTGCTGACGGGATTCGGCCGGGGATTCGAGGCTGTGGTGGCCCCTGCGGACATGCAGCCCCTGTCCGAATCCACCTGCGTTTACTGCGGACAATGCGTTTCCGTCTGCCCCACAGGGGCCCTGACTGAGCAGAGCGCCCGGCCGGAGATCTGGAATGCCCTCTTTGATCCGGATAAATACGTAATTGCCCAGACCGCCCCGGCCATCCGGGCCGCCATCGGCGAAGAGTTCGGCATGGCACCGGGCACGGCGGTGACGGGCAAGCTGGTTGCCGCCCTGAAGGACCTGGGGTTTGACGATGTCTTTGACACGGATTTTGCCGCCGACCTGACCATCATGGAGGAGGCCAATGAGATCGTCCAGCGGGTGACCAAGGGAGAGAACCTTCCCATTCTCACCTCCTGCTGTCCGGGGTGGATCAATTTCCTGGAATACCAGTTCCCGGATCTGACCAATATCCCTTCCACCTGTAAATCTCCCCAGCAGATGATGGGCGCCGTGGTGAAATCCTACTACGCCGAAAAGCTGGGCAAAAAGCCCGAAGACATTGTCATGGTTTCCGTCATGCCCTGTCTGGCCAAAAAATACGAGGCGGCCCGGCCTGAGTTCGCCCCCGACGGGGTGCCCGATGTGGACCATGTGGTTTCCACCCGGGGCCTTGCCAAGATGATCAAGGAGGCGGGCATTGACCTGGGCACCCTGGAAGACGAGGATTTTGACCATCCCCTTGGGGAATCCACCGGCGCCGCCGTCATCTTCGGCGCTTCCGGCGGGGTTATGGAGGCGGCCCTGAGGACCGCCTATGAAACCGTCACCGGCAAGCAGCTGGCCAAGGTGGATTTCAAGGCTGTCCGGGGCCTGGAGCAGATCAAGACCGCCACGGTGGACCTGAACGGCACCACCCTCCGTCTGGCCATCACCTCCGGCCTGGGCGCGGCCCGCACCGTTCTGGAGCAGATCCGGGACAATGAGGCCCAGTATGATATCATTGAAATCATGGCCTGCCCGGGGGGCTGCATCAACGGCGGGGGCCAGCCCCTGATCCACGGCGATTTCTCAGTGGTTGAAAAGCGGCGTCAGGCCCTTTACAGCGAGGATGAAGGAAAGGCATTGCGCAAATCCCACCTGAACCCCTCCATCCAGAAGCTGTATAAGGAATATCTTGGGGAGCCCGGCAGTGAAAAAGCGCATAAATTGCTGCACACCCATTATTTCCCCCACAAGGATTACACCGGAAAATAG
- a CDS encoding fatty acyl-AMP ligase — MIHMTIVDFLAERAVRDADNLAFRFMENGDLDGPIKEWSFARLYAFSAGVAQDFTDRGLAGTSVLLAFPPGLDFVKAFYGCLLAGARAVPVPLPNPRSKNPLGRILNTAKVCSASVVLTTKPFADMAKTLGDLPVSFQAVTDDTAADFTGPKPGMEDVAYLQFTSGSTGHPKGVAVSHANAVANLRVMGQMLRLDSTKPAIVWAPHYHDLCLVCDILGPVFFGYESTIMSPMDFLMKPVRWLQAISHYKIANSACPNFGYAYSVRRITAEECRGLDLSSWETAGNGGEPVLPETLAAFNEKFGPLGFRPQAFMPCYGMAESVLFVGGLKPRSQPPKVIALSAEALEDHRVRPIDGDEPGARKVVSCGGPGGGHKIITVDPATLTAAPPNQVGELWIKGPSVPALYWGLKKESEATFGACLADTGEGPFLRTGDLGFVMDGEVYVTGRLKDLIIIAGKNHYPGDIEVTVQNSDAPVRLGACIAVAIPSRDGGEELAVIAEVDDRKIPDHIREGEGQSSAADPFWSSAVRILQGAVSSGHGLSAGTVVFVDPRSLEKTSSGKPRRRYYQERLIRGELAVVYGEGL; from the coding sequence GTGATCCATATGACAATTGTTGACTTTCTGGCGGAGCGGGCTGTCAGGGATGCAGACAACCTGGCATTCAGGTTCATGGAAAACGGGGATCTGGACGGCCCCATTAAGGAATGGTCCTTTGCCCGGCTTTATGCTTTCAGCGCAGGCGTTGCCCAAGATTTCACCGACCGGGGACTGGCCGGCACCAGTGTTCTGCTGGCCTTTCCGCCGGGACTTGATTTTGTCAAAGCCTTTTACGGGTGCCTCCTGGCCGGCGCAAGGGCGGTGCCGGTGCCCCTGCCCAATCCCAGGAGTAAAAATCCTTTAGGCCGGATACTCAATACCGCCAAGGTCTGCAGCGCTTCCGTGGTGCTGACCACCAAGCCGTTTGCCGATATGGCCAAAACCCTGGGGGACCTTCCGGTCAGCTTCCAGGCGGTCACCGATGATACGGCAGCCGATTTCACAGGCCCCAAACCCGGGATGGAAGATGTGGCCTACCTCCAGTTTACATCCGGGTCCACCGGACACCCCAAGGGGGTTGCCGTCAGCCATGCCAATGCCGTGGCCAACCTCAGAGTCATGGGCCAGATGCTCAGGCTTGATTCCACCAAGCCCGCCATCGTATGGGCCCCCCACTACCACGACCTCTGCCTGGTCTGTGATATCCTGGGGCCGGTCTTTTTCGGATACGAATCCACCATTATGTCCCCCATGGATTTTTTGATGAAACCGGTCCGCTGGCTCCAAGCCATCAGCCATTACAAAATCGCCAACTCCGCCTGCCCCAATTTCGGGTATGCCTATTCTGTCCGGCGGATCACGGCCGAAGAATGCAGGGGGCTGGATTTAAGCTCCTGGGAAACGGCGGGCAACGGCGGCGAACCCGTGCTGCCCGAGACCCTGGCCGCCTTTAATGAAAAATTCGGTCCTTTGGGGTTCCGGCCCCAGGCCTTTATGCCCTGCTACGGCATGGCCGAATCCGTCCTCTTTGTGGGGGGACTCAAACCCCGGTCCCAGCCGCCCAAAGTGATCGCCCTAAGTGCGGAAGCCCTTGAAGATCACAGGGTCCGTCCTATTGACGGGGATGAACCGGGGGCACGCAAGGTCGTCAGCTGCGGCGGCCCCGGGGGCGGTCACAAGATCATTACGGTGGATCCGGCCACCCTCACAGCCGCCCCGCCCAATCAGGTGGGGGAACTCTGGATCAAAGGGCCCAGCGTCCCCGCCCTGTATTGGGGGCTCAAGAAAGAATCCGAAGCCACTTTCGGTGCCTGCCTTGCCGATACGGGCGAAGGCCCGTTCCTGCGTACCGGGGACCTGGGCTTTGTCATGGATGGTGAAGTCTATGTGACAGGCCGGCTCAAGGACCTTATCATCATTGCCGGCAAAAACCACTATCCCGGCGATATCGAGGTTACCGTGCAGAATTCAGATGCCCCGGTCCGCCTGGGGGCCTGCATTGCCGTGGCCATACCGTCCAGGGACGGGGGAGAGGAACTGGCCGTCATTGCCGAGGTGGACGACCGCAAAATCCCCGACCATATCAGGGAGGGGGAAGGTCAATCCTCTGCCGCTGACCCATTCTGGTCCTCGGCCGTGCGGATCCTCCAAGGAGCAGTTTCCAGCGGCCACGGCCTTTCTGCCGGGACCGTCGTATTTGTCGACCCCCGGAGCCTTGAAAAGACATCTTCGGGCAAACCCCGGCGCCGGTATTACCAGGAGCGCCTCATCCGGGGAGAACTGGCCGTGGTGTATGGTGAAGGCTTGTAA
- the hydF gene encoding [FeFe] hydrogenase H-cluster maturation GTPase HydF, with protein sequence MKTTTPLSELNKIVIAGIRNAGKSSLLNNLFQKEVAIASDTPGTTTDPVTRKIELGRIGMCAVTDTAGIDDTGDLGGMRVKKARQEMMASHMILFASPGHMPPTNHEKELRQWLENQNLPWLGILTFADQPVHPEKIGFFPEEKQVVQNNLEPTAALELIRAVESFDRQLEKEITPVQGLVHEQELVLLVAPQDLAAPKGRLILPQVETIRDLLDRDCAALIVKERELYHYYHNLGMRPSLVITDSQAFHKVAADIPENQPLTSFSLLFARKKADLAWFIHSLCALENLRENGKVLVMEACSHHCQADDLARVKIPRLFRQLVGARLEFSYSRQLPEDPETYDLVIHCGGCMITRKLMMNRVEFFKTHQIPMLNFGLFLAWANGLLPRALEPFEELAQLYSELN encoded by the coding sequence ATGAAGACCACCACTCCCCTATCGGAATTAAATAAAATCGTTATTGCCGGGATCCGCAATGCCGGAAAGTCCTCCCTGTTGAATAATCTTTTTCAAAAGGAGGTGGCCATTGCCTCGGACACCCCCGGCACCACCACGGATCCGGTGACCCGGAAGATCGAACTGGGACGAATCGGGATGTGCGCTGTCACAGACACCGCCGGGATTGACGATACCGGAGACCTGGGGGGGATGCGGGTTAAAAAGGCCAGGCAGGAGATGATGGCTTCCCATATGATCCTCTTTGCCAGTCCCGGCCATATGCCCCCCACCAACCATGAAAAAGAGCTGCGCCAATGGCTTGAAAACCAGAACCTGCCCTGGCTGGGCATCCTGACCTTTGCCGATCAGCCCGTCCACCCGGAAAAAATCGGTTTTTTCCCCGAGGAAAAGCAGGTGGTCCAGAATAACCTGGAGCCCACTGCGGCCCTGGAGCTGATACGGGCGGTTGAATCCTTTGACCGGCAGCTGGAAAAAGAAATCACTCCCGTCCAGGGGCTGGTTCATGAACAGGAATTGGTCCTGCTGGTGGCCCCCCAGGATCTGGCCGCCCCCAAAGGCCGGTTGATCCTTCCCCAGGTGGAAACCATAAGGGACCTGCTGGACAGGGATTGCGCCGCCCTCATCGTCAAAGAACGGGAACTCTACCATTATTATCACAATCTGGGCATGCGTCCCTCCCTGGTGATCACCGACAGCCAGGCCTTTCACAAGGTGGCCGCGGATATCCCCGAAAATCAGCCGCTGACCTCCTTTTCCCTTCTCTTTGCCCGGAAAAAGGCCGATCTGGCCTGGTTTATCCACAGCCTTTGTGCTTTGGAGAACCTCAGGGAAAATGGAAAGGTGCTGGTCATGGAAGCCTGTTCCCACCACTGCCAGGCCGATGACCTGGCCCGGGTGAAAATCCCCAGGCTTTTCCGCCAGCTGGTGGGGGCAAGGCTGGAATTTTCCTATTCACGGCAGTTGCCCGAGGACCCGGAAACTTATGACCTGGTCATCCACTGCGGCGGCTGCATGATTACAAGAAAACTCATGATGAACCGGGTTGAATTTTTTAAAACCCACCAGATTCCCATGCTTAATTTCGGCCTCTTTCTGGCATGGGCAAACGGACTGCTGCCCAGGGCATTGGAACCCTTTGAAGAATTGGCACAGCTCTATTCGGAATTGAACTGA
- a CDS encoding ABC transporter permease — protein sequence MIQITTSDRFNITPFRSFMTNVGSLGAGILAISVVFLLAGVNPLFAVSEIFMGSFGSMYGIKETITKAIPLILIGAGLTLAFRAKFWNIGAEGQLLMGAIFATWTAQALGNSLPATLTVPLVFLAGFMGGALWGIIPAILKIKYAINEVITTLMLNYICAEFMTMLIVGPWKGKSRFGFPGTDNLPDAALLGVIPGSRIHYATLILAVICAVVLTVLIYKTRFGYEARVVGENPDAGKYAGINFLKTSLILMAISGGLAGFAGVGEVAGIHHYLGYPASVSSGYGFTAIIVAWLAKLNPLYAILSGIVFAGIIVGGDAIQISLGLPAATVQIVNGILLIFLIMGDYFLHHKIKIKFGK from the coding sequence ATGATTCAGATTACCACAAGCGACCGGTTCAATATCACCCCGTTCCGGTCTTTTATGACCAATGTCGGCTCCCTGGGGGCCGGTATCCTGGCCATCAGCGTTGTATTTCTACTGGCCGGGGTCAACCCCCTGTTTGCGGTTTCCGAAATTTTCATGGGCTCCTTCGGCTCCATGTACGGAATCAAGGAAACCATCACCAAGGCCATTCCCCTCATCCTCATCGGAGCCGGCCTCACCCTGGCCTTCCGGGCAAAATTCTGGAATATCGGGGCCGAGGGCCAGCTGCTCATGGGGGCCATTTTCGCCACCTGGACCGCCCAGGCGCTGGGCAACAGCCTGCCCGCAACGCTCACCGTACCGCTGGTTTTCCTTGCCGGATTCATGGGCGGTGCCCTGTGGGGGATCATCCCGGCCATCCTGAAAATCAAATACGCCATCAACGAGGTCATTACCACCCTGATGCTCAACTACATCTGCGCCGAATTCATGACCATGCTCATCGTGGGCCCCTGGAAGGGCAAATCCAGGTTCGGGTTTCCCGGCACGGATAATCTGCCTGACGCAGCGCTCCTGGGTGTAATTCCGGGTTCCAGGATCCATTACGCCACCCTGATCCTGGCCGTCATCTGCGCGGTGGTTCTAACCGTTCTCATCTATAAAACCCGGTTCGGCTACGAGGCCCGGGTGGTGGGGGAAAATCCGGACGCCGGTAAATACGCCGGCATTAATTTTCTGAAAACCAGCCTCATTCTCATGGCCATATCCGGCGGCCTGGCCGGTTTTGCCGGCGTGGGCGAGGTGGCCGGCATCCACCACTATCTCGGGTATCCGGCATCGGTCTCCTCGGGCTACGGGTTCACGGCCATCATCGTGGCCTGGCTGGCCAAGCTCAATCCCCTGTACGCCATCCTTTCGGGAATTGTATTTGCCGGCATCATCGTGGGCGGGGACGCCATCCAGATCTCTCTGGGGCTGCCGGCGGCCACGGTTCAGATCGTCAACGGCATCCTGCTCATATTCCTGATCATGGGCGACTATTTCCTCCACCATAAAATTAAAATAAAATTCGGAAAATAA
- a CDS encoding NADH-quinone oxidoreductase subunit NuoF — translation MEKIKTYQELTEIHAKVKPLLDTRILLDQYKGKQREIMVCGDTGCQASNSQKLLDRLNELIVEHKLEDTVTAKITGCFGFCEQGPIVKVFPDNVFYVKVTPEDAEAIIEDHIINNRVVKRLLFVNPETDQQIAKDREMPFYKKQKRVALRNCGLIDPDNLNEYIANDGYMALGKVLNDMQPQDVIDEVKAAGLRGRGGGGFPTGLKWEMALKNKSDEKFIICNADEGDPGAFMDRSIMEGDPHSVLEAMAIAGYAIEASKGYIYIRAEYPSCIARLKTAIAQAEEIGFLGENILDSGFDFTIELKYGAGAFICGEETALIHSIEGKRGEPTTKPPFPSESGLWEQPSCVNNVETYANVCPIINRGSDWYAGIGTETSKGTKVFALAGQINNTGLVEVPMGTTLKEIIYEIGGGIQDGREFKAVQTGGPSGGCITKEDLETPIDYESLSAIGSMMGSGGMIVMSEQDCMVSIAKFYLEFTVEESCGKCSPCRIGNKRLLEILEKITEGRGTMEDIETLKTLSQTIKDTSLCGLGQTAPNPILSTLKYFEDEYLAHVQEKRCPAGVCQKLITYEVDADACRGCTACARVCPVGCISGAVKEAHVIDQEQCIKCGACFAKCKFAAITRN, via the coding sequence ATGGAAAAAATCAAAACTTATCAGGAATTGACAGAGATCCACGCCAAGGTAAAACCGCTTCTGGATACCCGAATTCTTCTGGATCAATACAAGGGAAAGCAGCGTGAAATCATGGTCTGCGGCGACACCGGCTGCCAGGCCTCCAACAGCCAGAAGCTGCTGGACCGCCTCAATGAACTCATCGTTGAGCACAAGCTTGAAGATACCGTGACTGCAAAGATCACGGGCTGTTTCGGCTTTTGTGAACAGGGCCCCATTGTCAAAGTCTTCCCCGACAATGTCTTCTATGTCAAGGTCACCCCCGAGGATGCCGAGGCCATCATTGAAGACCACATCATCAATAATCGGGTCGTCAAGCGGCTGCTCTTTGTGAATCCCGAAACCGACCAGCAGATTGCCAAAGACCGTGAGATGCCCTTCTACAAGAAACAGAAGCGGGTGGCCCTGAGAAACTGCGGTCTCATCGATCCGGACAATCTCAATGAATACATTGCCAATGACGGATACATGGCCCTGGGCAAAGTCCTCAACGATATGCAGCCCCAGGATGTGATTGACGAGGTCAAGGCCGCCGGGCTCAGGGGCCGGGGCGGCGGCGGATTCCCCACGGGCCTGAAGTGGGAGATGGCCCTTAAGAATAAGAGCGATGAAAAATTCATCATCTGCAATGCCGACGAGGGCGATCCCGGTGCCTTCATGGACCGGTCCATCATGGAGGGCGACCCCCACAGCGTGCTGGAAGCCATGGCCATTGCCGGTTACGCCATCGAGGCCAGCAAGGGGTATATCTACATCCGGGCGGAATATCCCTCATGTATTGCCCGGCTGAAAACCGCCATTGCCCAGGCCGAAGAGATCGGATTCCTGGGGGAAAACATTCTCGACTCGGGGTTTGATTTTACCATCGAACTTAAATACGGGGCCGGGGCATTTATCTGCGGCGAAGAAACCGCTTTGATCCATTCCATAGAAGGCAAGCGGGGCGAGCCCACCACAAAACCGCCCTTCCCCTCGGAGAGCGGACTCTGGGAACAGCCCTCCTGCGTGAATAACGTGGAGACCTATGCCAATGTCTGCCCCATCATTAACCGGGGTTCCGACTGGTATGCCGGCATCGGAACTGAAACCTCCAAGGGCACCAAGGTATTCGCCCTGGCCGGGCAGATCAACAACACCGGCCTGGTCGAAGTCCCCATGGGCACCACCCTCAAAGAGATCATCTATGAAATCGGCGGCGGCATCCAGGACGGCCGGGAGTTCAAGGCGGTGCAGACCGGCGGTCCCTCCGGCGGCTGTATCACCAAGGAAGACCTTGAAACCCCCATTGACTATGAGTCCCTTTCTGCCATCGGTTCCATGATGGGCTCCGGCGGCATGATCGTCATGAGCGAACAGGACTGTATGGTGAGCATTGCCAAGTTTTACCTTGAGTTCACCGTTGAAGAGTCCTGCGGCAAGTGCAGCCCCTGCCGTATCGGCAACAAGCGCCTTCTCGAGATCCTGGAAAAGATCACCGAGGGCCGGGGCACCATGGAAGATATTGAAACACTGAAAACCCTTTCCCAGACCATCAAGGACACCTCTCTCTGCGGCCTGGGCCAGACCGCACCCAACCCCATCTTAAGCACCCTTAAGTATTTTGAAGATGAGTACCTGGCCCATGTGCAGGAGAAAAGATGTCCCGCCGGTGTCTGCCAGAAACTGATCACCTATGAGGTGGATGCGGATGCCTGCCGTGGATGTACCGCCTGTGCAAGGGTCTGCCCTGTGGGATGTATTTCCGGCGCTGTGAAAGAAGCGCATGTCATTGATCAGGAACAGTGCATCAAGTGCGGTGCCTGCTTTGCCAAGTGTAAATTTGCCGCCATCACAAGAAATTAA
- a CDS encoding ABC transporter permease, with translation MEEIIISTIQRTMVAGTPLLLATTGEVLCERSGILNLGVEGVMAVGAVVAFIVTMTTGQPWLGVLAAVGAGMAISVIHAFASISLQANQVVSGLALTMLGLGLSGMLGKPYVGRPLSIKMEDVAIPYLSDIPYIGKALFHQSPFFYLAIVLALVAWFFLERTRLGIQVRSTGENPKATETQGVNVYAVRYWSVIIGGAFSALAGAHLSISYSKSWVEGMTAGRGWIAIALTIFALWNPGRAIWASFVFGGIFVAQYLMQPLGISPNFLAMLPYAATLIILLVISLLDAKKLNAPAMLAAPYKRGER, from the coding sequence ATGGAAGAGATCATCATATCAACCATCCAAAGAACCATGGTGGCAGGCACCCCCCTGCTCCTGGCCACGACCGGCGAAGTCTTGTGCGAACGGTCCGGCATTCTCAACCTGGGGGTTGAAGGGGTAATGGCCGTGGGCGCTGTTGTGGCCTTCATCGTCACCATGACCACGGGCCAGCCCTGGCTGGGCGTTCTGGCCGCCGTGGGGGCCGGCATGGCCATCTCCGTTATCCACGCATTTGCCTCTATTTCCCTGCAGGCCAACCAGGTGGTGTCCGGCCTGGCATTGACCATGCTGGGCCTGGGCCTTTCCGGCATGCTGGGCAAACCCTATGTGGGCCGTCCCCTCTCCATCAAAATGGAGGATGTGGCCATTCCATACCTCTCGGACATCCCGTACATCGGCAAAGCCCTCTTCCACCAGAGCCCCTTTTTCTACCTGGCCATTGTCCTGGCCCTGGTGGCCTGGTTCTTCCTGGAACGGACCCGCCTGGGCATCCAGGTCAGATCCACGGGGGAAAACCCAAAAGCCACCGAGACCCAGGGGGTGAACGTCTATGCGGTGCGGTACTGGTCCGTGATCATCGGCGGCGCCTTTTCCGCCCTGGCCGGAGCCCATCTCTCCATCTCCTACTCAAAATCCTGGGTGGAGGGCATGACCGCGGGCCGCGGCTGGATCGCCATTGCGCTGACCATATTTGCCCTGTGGAACCCGGGCCGGGCCATCTGGGCCTCCTTTGTCTTCGGCGGCATCTTTGTGGCCCAGTACCTGATGCAGCCTTTGGGCATCTCCCCCAACTTCCTGGCCATGCTCCCCTATGCCGCCACCCTGATCATCCTCCTGGTGATATCGCTTCTGGATGCCAAGAAACTCAACGCCCCGGCCATGCTGGCGGCGCCCTACAAACGGGGGGAGCGTTAG
- a CDS encoding NAD(P)H-dependent oxidoreductase subunit E has translation MELLHPGKQKRVLPDELYEKLDRFIDDLNIDLKDPRKKGHLIQVLHGAQQIFGYLPREVQEHVANRLAIHHAEVSGVVSFYNFFTTTPKGEFTISVCMGTACYVKGADKVLEQFERILGIRAGEVTEDQKFSIDSLRCVGACSLAPVVMINDKVYGRVAPQDVEKIIEDCLVREEA, from the coding sequence ATGGAATTATTACATCCAGGAAAGCAGAAAAGAGTATTGCCTGACGAGTTGTACGAAAAGCTGGACAGGTTCATCGATGACCTGAACATCGACCTGAAGGATCCAAGGAAAAAAGGGCACCTGATTCAGGTCCTGCACGGGGCCCAGCAGATTTTCGGCTACCTGCCCAGGGAGGTCCAGGAGCATGTGGCCAACCGCCTTGCCATCCACCATGCCGAGGTGTCCGGTGTGGTCAGCTTTTATAATTTTTTCACCACCACCCCCAAGGGCGAGTTTACCATCAGCGTCTGCATGGGCACCGCCTGCTATGTTAAAGGGGCCGACAAGGTGCTGGAGCAGTTCGAGCGGATTCTGGGCATCCGGGCCGGAGAGGTGACCGAAGACCAGAAATTTTCCATTGACAGCCTGCGCTGTGTGGGTGCCTGCAGCCTTGCCCCGGTGGTCATGATCAATGACAAAGTTTACGGCCGGGTGGCTCCCCAGGATGTTGAAAAAATTATCGAAGATTGTCTTGTAAGAGAAGAAGCCTAA
- a CDS encoding radical SAM protein, whose product MNMDVGNLEAPVFRPPSEWDSLLIKVTTGCTHRCTFCSMYRTKKFSMRKDIEDIKTDIRRAREMFGNRVEKIFFEDGNAFVVKSDILIELTEYCRQQHPNLRKVSSYAHVKDIVKKSDEDLKRLADAGFTMVYVGIESGDDQVLKECNKGATQEDYALAAQKCHRAGIDWSGIFLLGLAGNDPEKSRSHAIESAKLINRMAPPMPKKWYISPLTLEMTPGSEILAQNLENKFQPCTSTQILEELYTLIDHTADDLTGCIFNTNHASNYLSLKGELGKDKKEFLSRVQAGIKDPAVRRPEYMRGL is encoded by the coding sequence ATGAACATGGACGTTGGCAATTTAGAAGCACCTGTATTCAGGCCTCCTTCGGAGTGGGATTCATTATTGATCAAAGTCACCACCGGCTGCACCCACAGGTGCACCTTCTGCTCCATGTACCGGACAAAAAAATTCTCCATGCGCAAAGATATTGAAGATATCAAAACCGATATCCGCAGGGCCCGGGAAATGTTCGGGAACCGGGTTGAAAAAATATTCTTTGAAGACGGCAATGCCTTTGTTGTGAAATCCGATATCCTCATTGAATTGACAGAATACTGCCGTCAGCAGCACCCCAATTTACGAAAGGTCAGTTCCTATGCCCATGTCAAGGATATCGTAAAAAAATCTGATGAGGATTTAAAACGGCTTGCCGACGCTGGGTTCACCATGGTTTATGTGGGCATTGAAAGCGGGGATGACCAGGTGCTCAAAGAGTGCAACAAGGGGGCGACCCAGGAGGATTACGCCCTGGCCGCCCAAAAATGCCACCGGGCCGGAATTGACTGGTCCGGGATCTTCCTGTTGGGCCTTGCGGGGAATGACCCGGAAAAAAGCCGCAGCCATGCAATTGAATCGGCAAAATTAATAAACCGCATGGCACCACCCATGCCGAAAAAATGGTATATCTCCCCCCTCACATTGGAGATGACCCCGGGGTCGGAGATCCTCGCACAGAATTTGGAGAACAAATTCCAGCCCTGCACCTCCACCCAGATTTTAGAAGAATTGTATACCCTGATCGATCATACCGCCGATGACCTGACCGGCTGCATATTCAACACCAATCATGCATCCAATTACCTGAGTCTGAAGGGCGAATTGGGAAAAGACAAAAAAGAGTTTTTATCCCGAGTCCAAGCCGGCATAAAAGATCCAGCGGTCAGACGCCCTGAATACATGCGCGGCTTATAA